A window from Candidatus Nitrosotalea sinensis encodes these proteins:
- a CDS encoding DUF1059 domain-containing protein — protein MLKFKCKDVGFECNFVAKGKTEDEILSQCAIHATRDHGMKQEDITDELRGKIKANIHKSLF, from the coding sequence ATGCTAAAATTCAAATGCAAAGATGTTGGGTTTGAATGCAATTTTGTAGCAAAAGGAAAAACAGAGGATGAAATATTGTCTCAATGTGCAATACACGCAACAAGAGATCATGGCATGAAACAAGAGGATATTACAGATGAACTAAGAGGTAAAATCAAAGCCAATATTCACAAATCCTTGTTCTGA
- a CDS encoding MFS transporter, with protein sequence MQYKWVALSNTTISILMASLDTNILLIGLPTVVSDLHSSLIETMWIVLSYGLVTTCVLLSFGRLADMFGRVKLYNMGLVVFTISSLFCSFAQSGTELILFRIFQAFGAAFLFSNSAAILTDAFDAKERGRALGLNQISIVIGSVLGLLLGGILTETLGWRSIFWVNVPIGTFAAIWSHKKMRELGTISGGSIDWLGNLVLVAGLLLIMLGITTGSLQMIPSLLEVVFVVTGIGVLGVFAYVESKVRQPMFDISLFKNKFFSAGNFMIFLNALARGALVLIMTFYLQGPSMRLGPFAAGIYLIPVSFTIATFGPISGWLSDKYGSRILTILGLSISTVGFLVMTRISPVTDFEGLVLPLALVGAGFGIFASPNRASIMGSVPPQRRGVAAGMSTTLVTLGNVMSLGISFAILAHAIPPQDLESVFLGSTVHNSSAVVITNFINSIHVIFYISTFALVASIIPAIILRREEEHVIY encoded by the coding sequence ATGCAATACAAATGGGTTGCGCTATCCAACACTACGATTAGCATTTTGATGGCATCACTTGACACCAACATCCTGTTGATAGGACTGCCAACTGTAGTCTCTGATCTACACTCCTCGCTTATTGAGACAATGTGGATAGTGCTTTCCTATGGTCTTGTAACAACATGTGTGCTTCTAAGCTTTGGCAGGCTTGCAGACATGTTTGGCCGTGTGAAACTCTACAATATGGGACTTGTCGTGTTTACGATATCATCACTTTTTTGTAGCTTTGCCCAGTCTGGGACAGAATTGATACTCTTTCGCATCTTCCAGGCCTTTGGTGCGGCATTTTTGTTTTCAAACAGTGCGGCAATACTTACTGACGCATTTGATGCCAAGGAAAGAGGAAGAGCGCTTGGTCTAAATCAGATCTCCATAGTTATTGGATCAGTCCTAGGACTATTACTAGGAGGGATTCTGACTGAGACACTTGGATGGCGGTCCATCTTTTGGGTAAATGTTCCCATAGGTACCTTTGCTGCAATATGGTCACATAAGAAGATGAGAGAACTCGGTACAATATCAGGTGGAAGTATAGATTGGTTAGGCAATCTCGTCCTTGTTGCAGGACTTCTTTTGATAATGCTTGGCATCACTACAGGATCGCTCCAGATGATTCCTTCTTTGCTAGAAGTGGTGTTTGTAGTGACCGGGATAGGAGTGCTCGGAGTATTTGCATATGTAGAATCAAAGGTACGGCAGCCCATGTTTGACATCTCACTTTTCAAAAACAAATTCTTCTCTGCTGGAAATTTTATGATCTTTCTCAATGCCCTTGCAAGAGGTGCGCTTGTGTTGATAATGACATTCTACCTACAGGGACCTTCAATGAGGCTCGGGCCTTTTGCTGCAGGTATCTATCTCATACCAGTCTCTTTTACAATTGCAACCTTTGGGCCCATCTCAGGATGGCTCTCCGACAAGTACGGTTCAAGGATCCTTACCATTCTGGGCCTATCAATATCCACTGTTGGATTTCTTGTCATGACCCGCATTTCCCCTGTGACAGACTTTGAGGGACTGGTGCTTCCCTTGGCACTAGTTGGTGCAGGCTTTGGCATCTTTGCATCACCCAACAGGGCATCAATCATGGGTTCAGTGCCACCTCAGAGAAGAGGTGTTGCGGCAGGGATGAGTACCACTCTTGTAACACTGGGAAACGTAATGAGCCTTGGAATATCATTTGCAATACTTGCACATGCCATTCCACCGCAAGATCTCGAATCAGTTTTCCTTGGCTCTACGGTGCACAATTCTTCTGCAGTTGTAATTACGAATTTTATAAACTCAATCCATGTGATATTTTACATTTCAACATTTGCTCTTGTGGCATCAATAATTCCAGCCATAATTCTCAGGCGAGAAGAAGAGCATGTCATATACTAG
- a CDS encoding OmpL47-type beta-barrel domain-containing protein, with the protein MKGHARSKLLEVLFVILAIPSIFYLTSAHLQGQELTGFPNASAQVPTPCPNISTDTVLTYSCVVDSHYSGITINQGVTLTINPGVTITSYNDITAYGNIVNHGTINFQASRNFYVYSTLTNYNNIIISNYAQLVNYGTVSNYGGTITNSYSGVINGGLLNNNGTVDNIFATFQNNQGGVINNNLHGTFINSLGNLFNYGTINNSCGAVFTNTGSIYSNPVTFASCFATTAAIIPNTSSTSTGSILVFNATITDTSSTPTTPQGTISWNDGSAGGKFANSTTCILSGSGTTSSCTISYTAPLSAKSVVITAQYAGDSAHSPSSATSHLTVIAPDTVAPTTTATLAGTAGTNGWYTSQVTATIAASDNPGGSGVKSTSYSLDGSTPTAYTSPVIVTGDTNHTLSFNSTDKAGNAELPHLIYIPIDTTPPVITVPTDVTKEAKGPLTRAFLGTATAIDAVDGPVTVTSNATAKYPVGTTIIQYSAADLAGNTASAFQHVIITDTTPPSLQLPDQITTQATGSSGAIVSYKANATDLVDGPVTPVCNPPSGSTFAYGNTTVTCTATDSHDNTATGEFDVNVQNKIPPTISITSPAQNAIVSSATVVVSGTASDIVSVSNVSWKVDSGTVSAVSGITPGTNIMWSFATSNLAPGPHTIQVNATDSAGLVAISQISITYAAPTVTIPVPQGGGQLTFRSGSGGFTNLTSVSQSSLPSQPPPGNYPLGFFAWDITGFAPATSVTVDVTSPVPLAPQSQYFKLIGNTWVPIPVTVLGNTMRFSITDNGPCDSNLSAGIISDPATVAAPTDGRITGGGNIGKGTNFGFEIYSDLSNAHSIQGTFEYHDRYVRLDLESNKINFLSVDTTGTQSTFVGTGTYDRHDKHDAADTFLVSVTDPDKRGTHDTFSITVTDSSGNIVYQNSGVTKGHIEIHHTGNDDNGKNGNDSHRKN; encoded by the coding sequence ATGAAAGGTCATGCTCGCTCAAAATTACTTGAAGTTCTATTTGTAATCTTGGCAATTCCGTCAATATTCTATCTTACATCTGCACATCTACAGGGACAAGAACTTACAGGATTTCCAAATGCAAGTGCACAGGTGCCAACTCCCTGCCCCAACATCAGCACAGACACGGTGCTTACCTATTCCTGCGTGGTAGACTCGCATTATTCAGGCATCACGATAAATCAAGGTGTCACACTCACAATAAATCCTGGTGTCACCATTACAAGCTACAATGACATTACTGCCTATGGGAATATAGTCAACCATGGGACAATCAACTTCCAGGCCTCGCGCAACTTCTATGTGTATTCGACCCTTACGAACTATAACAATATCATAATATCCAACTACGCCCAGCTTGTCAATTACGGGACAGTGTCAAACTACGGCGGGACCATCACAAACAGCTACAGCGGCGTCATCAACGGAGGTCTTCTTAACAACAACGGCACCGTTGACAACATCTTTGCCACCTTTCAAAACAACCAAGGCGGAGTGATAAACAATAATCTTCATGGTACCTTTATCAACAGCCTTGGAAATCTGTTCAATTATGGTACCATCAACAACTCCTGTGGCGCAGTCTTTACCAACACCGGCTCGATATATTCAAACCCTGTCACATTTGCGTCATGCTTTGCAACAACAGCTGCGATAATTCCCAACACCTCATCCACTTCTACAGGCTCTATCCTTGTCTTTAACGCAACAATTACCGATACATCTTCTACTCCAACAACTCCACAAGGAACCATATCATGGAACGACGGCTCTGCAGGAGGCAAGTTTGCCAACTCTACAACATGCATACTTTCAGGCTCTGGCACTACAAGCAGCTGTACCATATCCTACACCGCGCCCTTGTCTGCAAAATCGGTTGTCATTACAGCGCAATATGCAGGAGACTCGGCGCACTCGCCAAGCTCTGCAACATCTCATCTCACAGTAATTGCACCAGATACCGTCGCACCAACCACAACTGCAACACTTGCAGGTACTGCAGGAACTAACGGATGGTACACGTCGCAAGTAACTGCTACGATTGCAGCATCAGACAACCCGGGCGGCTCTGGAGTAAAGTCAACAAGCTACTCCCTTGACGGTAGTACTCCAACTGCATACACTTCGCCAGTCATTGTTACAGGAGACACCAACCATACTCTTTCATTCAACTCTACTGACAAGGCAGGAAACGCCGAACTGCCTCACCTGATATACATCCCAATTGACACGACTCCACCTGTCATCACGGTGCCAACTGACGTGACAAAGGAAGCAAAAGGTCCGCTTACGCGCGCCTTCCTTGGAACTGCCACTGCAATTGATGCAGTTGACGGGCCTGTCACAGTGACAAGCAATGCAACGGCAAAGTATCCTGTCGGTACAACAATAATCCAGTACTCTGCAGCAGATCTTGCAGGAAACACTGCATCTGCATTCCAGCATGTAATAATTACAGATACAACTCCTCCTTCACTTCAACTACCTGACCAGATAACAACGCAGGCAACAGGGTCATCAGGGGCTATAGTATCATACAAGGCAAACGCAACTGACTTGGTAGACGGCCCTGTAACTCCTGTATGCAACCCACCGTCTGGCAGCACATTTGCATATGGTAACACCACTGTTACATGCACTGCAACAGACTCGCACGACAACACGGCAACTGGAGAGTTTGATGTCAACGTGCAAAACAAGATACCACCAACAATATCAATTACATCTCCTGCACAAAATGCGATAGTAAGCAGCGCAACAGTTGTAGTATCGGGAACTGCATCAGACATTGTATCGGTATCTAATGTATCATGGAAGGTCGACTCGGGTACAGTATCAGCAGTGTCAGGAATTACTCCTGGTACTAACATAATGTGGTCGTTTGCAACATCAAACCTCGCACCAGGCCCTCACACAATACAGGTTAACGCAACAGACTCTGCAGGTCTTGTTGCAATATCTCAAATATCAATAACATATGCTGCTCCTACTGTCACTATTCCGGTACCACAAGGAGGCGGACAGTTAACATTTAGATCAGGCAGCGGCGGATTCACAAACCTCACATCCGTATCGCAATCAAGCCTTCCCTCTCAGCCCCCTCCAGGCAATTATCCGCTAGGATTCTTCGCTTGGGATATTACAGGATTTGCACCTGCTACATCTGTAACAGTTGATGTGACATCTCCTGTACCACTTGCCCCTCAGTCCCAATACTTTAAACTCATAGGAAATACTTGGGTTCCAATACCTGTAACAGTTCTTGGAAATACAATGAGGTTTTCTATAACAGATAACGGACCATGTGATTCCAACCTGTCTGCAGGGATAATATCAGATCCGGCAACAGTTGCAGCCCCGACAGATGGAAGGATAACAGGCGGGGGAAATATCGGAAAAGGGACAAACTTTGGCTTTGAGATCTACTCAGACCTTAGCAACGCCCACTCTATCCAAGGCACGTTTGAATACCATGACAGGTATGTCAGGCTGGACCTTGAGAGCAACAAGATAAACTTCCTCTCAGTTGACACAACAGGTACCCAGTCAACATTTGTCGGAACTGGGACATATGATAGGCATGACAAGCACGACGCTGCAGATACTTTCCTTGTTTCAGTCACAGACCCCGACAAGAGAGGAACGCATGACACATTTTCAATCACAGTAACTGACAGCTCAGGCAACATCGTATACCAAAATTCAGGTGTAACAAAAGGCCACATCGAGATACATCATACAGGCAATGATGATAACGGAAAAAATGGCAACGACAGCCACAGAAAGAACTGA